In Synechococcus sp. CC9616, the following are encoded in one genomic region:
- a CDS encoding cysteine desulfurase family protein has product MIPAEIYLDAAATTPPLPSVVEAIQQVQLSAWGNPSSLHRSGLVAAETLERSRVSIAQHLGAGTADLICTSGATESVHLALLGCCSNRSPGRFVMSAVEHPAVTAAAAQLTSLGWSVELWPVNHEGVIRLDQLERLLEPPTRMVSVIWGQSEVGAIQPVVEIGEACRNRGILFHTDATQLLPQGRISWHQLPIDLLSLSAHKLQGPRGVGLLLKQEHVELRPLQGGGGQEQGFRSGTEPVALLAGLAAALQPLPSFDASKTTAPPGATSRLRLQRDRLLSALLQLPGVELCGPCPDDRLPNHIALLLTNREGQPLSGRHMVRELSRRGIAVSSGSACSSGQSSDSSVLTAMGVDPSRRQSGLRLTLGGWIGDDHLALIQERFAEAMASVDSSA; this is encoded by the coding sequence GTGATACCCGCTGAGATTTACCTCGATGCAGCGGCAACCACCCCACCGCTTCCATCAGTGGTTGAGGCGATTCAGCAGGTTCAGCTATCGGCGTGGGGGAATCCGAGCAGCCTGCATCGCAGCGGCCTTGTGGCTGCAGAAACCTTGGAACGTTCCCGAGTATCCATTGCCCAGCATCTCGGTGCCGGCACCGCAGATCTGATCTGTACATCCGGGGCCACGGAATCGGTTCACCTGGCACTGCTGGGCTGTTGTTCCAACCGTTCACCTGGCCGGTTTGTGATGTCTGCTGTGGAACATCCGGCGGTGACAGCGGCCGCTGCACAGTTGACATCTCTTGGATGGTCTGTGGAGCTCTGGCCTGTGAATCACGAAGGGGTGATTCGCTTGGATCAGCTTGAGCGTTTGTTGGAACCTCCCACCCGGATGGTCTCTGTGATCTGGGGGCAGAGCGAAGTGGGTGCGATTCAGCCTGTCGTTGAGATCGGGGAGGCCTGCAGAAATCGTGGAATCCTGTTTCACACCGATGCAACACAACTGTTGCCCCAAGGCAGGATCAGCTGGCATCAACTGCCGATCGATCTGCTGAGCCTCTCTGCTCACAAGCTGCAGGGCCCGCGTGGTGTTGGTCTGCTGTTGAAACAGGAGCATGTGGAGCTCCGCCCTCTGCAGGGTGGAGGAGGACAGGAGCAAGGTTTTCGCAGTGGCACAGAACCCGTAGCTCTGTTGGCTGGTCTGGCGGCTGCATTGCAACCGTTGCCATCCTTCGATGCCAGCAAGACCACGGCACCGCCAGGAGCAACTTCGCGCCTTCGTTTGCAGAGGGATCGTTTGCTTTCCGCTTTGCTGCAACTCCCTGGAGTGGAGTTGTGCGGTCCTTGCCCTGACGATCGTCTTCCGAACCACATTGCTCTCCTGCTCACCAACAGAGAGGGTCAACCTCTGTCGGGACGGCACATGGTGCGTGAGCTCTCCCGCCGTGGCATTGCCGTGAGCAGTGGCAGCGCCTGCAGTTCCGGACAGAGTTCAGATAGTTCTGTGCTGACGGCCATGGGGGTTGATCCCTCCCGTCGCCAATCAGGTTTGCGCCTCACGTTGGGTGGATGGATCGGAGATGATCATTTGGCATTGATTCAGGAGCGTTTCGCAGAAGCGATGGCATCTGTCGATTCCTCCGCTTGA